From Neobacillus sp. PS2-9, the proteins below share one genomic window:
- a CDS encoding VOC family protein, which yields MKLTFLFHPVKNLKDSIEFYRDTLGFEESWREGEHTAALKLPGSDVQLMLEDEDENDGLPAGGIFLVESVDQYYAENNGKLVFIKEPIDIPPGRYAIYQDNSGNPIRILDFSKDK from the coding sequence ATGAAATTAACTTTTTTGTTCCATCCAGTAAAAAATCTTAAGGATTCAATAGAGTTTTATAGAGATACATTAGGTTTTGAAGAATCCTGGCGTGAAGGAGAACATACAGCCGCATTAAAACTGCCTGGTTCAGATGTTCAATTAATGTTGGAAGATGAGGACGAGAATGATGGATTACCAGCAGGTGGAATATTTTTGGTTGAAAGTGTGGACCAATATTATGCGGAGAATAATGGGAAACTAGTATTTATAAAGGAGCCAATTGATATTCCACCAGGACGCTATGCTATATACCAAGATAATTCTGGTAACCCAATTAGGATTCTTGATTTTTCTAAGGATAAATAA
- a CDS encoding tyrosine-type recombinase/integrase: protein MDNYWELTKDLPNEINQEIIGEFLLSLKVSNRSQITITTYRNFLELFFGEMREPYTFLESNTILEWFKNNGGHYSEATLRLRLSILSSFYKFCISEDYIDSSPIKSRWFPRLPQSLPKYLEKEEIAKIRNHSEFTSLRNQALVEFMLTTGCRVREVSELNREDVDLENRTAHVVGKGKKIRYVHFTEKCALLLERYFALVPDSPKPLFVTSTGKRLNVRPIQKLLKKLGESANLKTNLNPHRLRHTFATELLSKGADLSFIGDELGHSDVSTTQIYARLPKREIIALYRKYMG from the coding sequence GTGGACAATTACTGGGAGTTAACTAAAGACTTACCGAATGAAATCAATCAGGAAATCATCGGAGAATTTTTATTAAGTTTGAAAGTATCGAACCGAAGCCAAATAACAATAACTACCTATCGGAATTTTTTAGAGCTTTTCTTTGGAGAAATGAGAGAACCATATACTTTCTTGGAGTCCAATACAATACTAGAATGGTTTAAAAATAATGGTGGCCATTATAGTGAAGCAACGTTGAGACTCCGTTTAAGTATTCTTTCTTCATTTTATAAGTTTTGCATAAGTGAGGATTATATAGACAGCTCCCCAATAAAAAGCCGGTGGTTTCCTCGTCTTCCACAGTCACTTCCTAAGTATTTGGAGAAAGAGGAAATTGCTAAAATTCGCAATCATAGCGAATTTACCTCACTTCGAAATCAGGCGCTGGTAGAATTTATGCTAACAACGGGATGCCGTGTAAGAGAAGTAAGTGAACTGAATCGGGAAGACGTGGATCTTGAAAACCGAACAGCACATGTTGTAGGCAAAGGAAAAAAGATCCGATACGTACATTTCACTGAGAAGTGTGCTCTCTTATTGGAACGTTATTTTGCATTAGTACCAGATTCTCCAAAGCCGCTTTTTGTCACCTCTACAGGAAAACGCTTAAATGTTCGACCGATCCAGAAACTTTTAAAGAAGTTAGGAGAGAGCGCAAATCTGAAGACCAATCTAAACCCCCATCGACTACGTCATACTTTTGCAACAGAATTATTGTCAAAAGGGGCAGATTTATCGTTTATTGGGGATGAGTTGGGTCATAGCGATGTGAGTACTACTCAAATCTATGCTAGACTCCCCAAGAGGGAGATAATTGCGCTTTACCGAAAATATATGGGATAA
- the xerA gene encoding site-specific tyrosine recombinase/integron integrase — protein MKESRDYWKINLEDESTRAVLDEYLLGLKLENKAERTIRNYRWFLERFFSECTVPLKLLTSEDVRKYFNHFTKNKKEKTVDAYLSALSSFFQFCLAEEYIENVIIKKRWRPKIPISLPKYLNEKEFARMKIAAENLAPRDRALILFLFSSGCRSSEVSNLSIKDVNLEKRTAEVTGKGKRIRKVHFSEECAIVMREYLQTRTYSGEDPLFLDNSGQRMQTNSIYYITRKIGKMAGLQQSVHPHCCRHTFATNMLARGATIELIADELGHVNLNTTRIYASILTEDIILSYQNIMG, from the coding sequence ATGAAAGAATCAAGAGATTACTGGAAGATTAACCTTGAGGATGAATCAACAAGGGCTGTTCTGGATGAATATTTGTTAGGTTTAAAACTTGAAAATAAAGCAGAACGAACAATAAGAAATTATCGTTGGTTTTTAGAACGTTTCTTTAGTGAGTGTACAGTTCCTTTAAAACTATTAACATCTGAAGATGTGAGAAAGTATTTTAATCATTTCACAAAGAATAAAAAGGAAAAGACCGTGGACGCTTACCTATCGGCACTTTCTTCATTTTTTCAATTTTGCCTCGCTGAAGAGTATATAGAAAATGTAATTATCAAAAAAAGATGGAGACCCAAAATTCCAATCTCCTTACCCAAGTATTTAAATGAGAAGGAGTTTGCTAGGATGAAAATTGCGGCAGAAAATTTGGCTCCTCGTGATCGTGCGCTGATACTATTTTTATTTTCGTCAGGATGCAGAAGTTCAGAAGTTTCTAATCTATCTATTAAAGATGTCAATTTAGAAAAAAGAACTGCAGAGGTAACGGGAAAAGGAAAAAGAATTAGAAAGGTACATTTTTCTGAAGAGTGTGCAATTGTAATGAGAGAGTATTTACAAACAAGAACCTATAGTGGGGAAGATCCATTATTTTTGGATAATTCAGGTCAACGAATGCAAACAAATTCAATTTATTACATTACAAGAAAAATCGGTAAAATGGCCGGACTACAACAATCGGTACATCCACATTGTTGTCGCCATACATTTGCTACAAACATGCTTGCAAGAGGGGCCACCATTGAATTAATTGCAGATGAATTGGGACATGTAAATTTAAATACAACTCGAATATATGCAAGTATTCTAACAGAAGACATTATTTTATCTTATCAAAATATTATGGGGTAG
- a CDS encoding ornithine cyclodeaminase: MSIIKSLKNMLTTTNGTHPSEKSGTQVIKQNKYYKTTHKHLFNFVQSFPLKTETEDNWDKFFTIEKNDPKLIGFEKRSKKKFRLLYKSNEQFVVYAAYIIEIVNKDNVKRVILKDTPIEKMSIVAANDRNVILRDKENIAYINLESGIAYVYHFDWQPFSSAVGDNFWLVGTRQTYEGPGELYMFGTNGELKWGISFTEPPMDTMFGPVHFTTYHLKVSDDYSDIFVSSMDKLYRLIPNGELKARIAISELKEEELRRKHEETQRALSVPPKNRDEAINRIAQQIGEQFIAGFSRLTFHSPFTGFAHDPSTDMLFILEYEGRVTGWDSNGRLIWTNTFKEKGRYIAWIDNKLVLSFVTGETLWLDRNGFFVYGAKLPKEAWTISPIPNQNKYLIVCQDNRLYELDKDSGGIIPGTAGHPGMELFTIAGHNIFFDGEGNKAGYFWLSPLGHKWGIFERTEINGTNHPKNMSTSVAPEIKEVKPFKLLWEIKSPTEDGFFGKRIVDFNNQRIYVSERPKVDARKIYDTVKDEEERRKYFDAQDLVCLDFKQNRLWSKRFYNYLFSVFLSPDKEHIFIGVPLKTNISYEPGFIVVLNKNGVEEGKIKAPAHGFHIEFVSNNEGIIHFTVDRGEEPKIYQFVKDNMGNWKLGQRMNKDQLQDEFGAGISQLNTSNFSLIRTDKKKYKGYFGGREHELKVNAAIYEAYKVGQNNLLARVGNKTITYFDQEFNKLWEIKTENAVSSVILGINTFIIVSKDDIVAYNIADGQQNWKMAAPPKSRVNKVYWSHRMITFIWQCGNEQEFYVATVNEQGIMRNSQLFKDLTFYNDTVFSQEQNTFIIQKSKSIEGYKIY; encoded by the coding sequence GTGAGCATAATAAAATCCTTAAAGAATATGTTAACAACTACAAACGGGACTCACCCGTCCGAAAAGAGTGGAACCCAAGTTATCAAGCAGAATAAGTACTACAAGACAACACATAAACACCTTTTTAACTTTGTTCAGAGTTTCCCGTTGAAAACTGAGACAGAGGATAATTGGGATAAGTTTTTTACCATAGAAAAGAACGATCCAAAATTAATTGGGTTTGAAAAGCGGTCTAAAAAGAAGTTCCGCCTTCTTTATAAATCGAATGAACAATTCGTCGTTTATGCTGCCTACATAATTGAGATCGTAAATAAGGACAATGTAAAACGGGTTATCTTAAAGGATACACCTATTGAGAAAATGTCTATTGTGGCTGCCAATGATAGAAATGTAATATTGCGTGATAAGGAAAATATTGCTTACATCAACTTGGAAAGTGGCATAGCATATGTCTATCATTTTGATTGGCAACCTTTTTCGAGTGCAGTAGGGGACAATTTTTGGTTGGTAGGTACAAGGCAAACTTATGAGGGTCCTGGTGAGTTATACATGTTCGGTACTAACGGTGAATTGAAATGGGGGATCAGCTTCACTGAGCCCCCTATGGATACAATGTTTGGGCCTGTTCATTTCACTACCTACCATTTAAAAGTATCAGACGACTACAGTGACATTTTTGTTTCCAGTATGGATAAGCTTTATAGACTTATCCCAAATGGAGAACTTAAGGCGAGAATAGCCATTTCTGAACTTAAGGAAGAGGAATTAAGAAGAAAACATGAGGAGACTCAAAGAGCATTATCGGTTCCGCCCAAAAATAGGGATGAAGCTATAAACAGAATAGCTCAACAAATCGGCGAGCAGTTTATTGCTGGCTTTAGCCGTTTGACGTTCCATTCTCCCTTCACAGGATTTGCTCACGACCCATCAACGGATATGCTATTTATTTTGGAATATGAGGGAAGGGTAACAGGCTGGGACTCAAATGGAAGGCTTATATGGACCAATACCTTTAAAGAAAAGGGAAGGTACATAGCATGGATTGATAATAAGTTGGTGCTTTCTTTTGTTACAGGAGAGACTCTTTGGTTAGACCGAAATGGATTTTTCGTATATGGAGCAAAACTGCCAAAAGAGGCATGGACAATTTCTCCGATTCCTAATCAAAACAAATATTTAATCGTTTGCCAAGACAATCGTTTATATGAACTAGATAAAGATAGCGGCGGAATTATTCCTGGGACTGCAGGACATCCTGGAATGGAGTTATTTACGATTGCAGGTCATAATATCTTTTTTGACGGAGAAGGAAATAAAGCGGGTTATTTTTGGCTTTCTCCTCTTGGGCATAAGTGGGGAATCTTTGAACGAACTGAAATTAATGGAACAAACCATCCAAAAAATATGTCAACTAGTGTTGCTCCAGAAATAAAAGAAGTTAAGCCATTTAAATTACTGTGGGAAATTAAGAGTCCAACTGAAGATGGTTTCTTTGGTAAAAGGATAGTAGATTTTAATAACCAACGGATATATGTGAGTGAGCGTCCAAAAGTAGATGCCAGAAAAATTTATGACACGGTGAAGGATGAAGAAGAAAGACGAAAATATTTTGATGCACAAGACTTAGTATGTCTTGATTTTAAGCAAAATAGATTGTGGTCAAAACGTTTTTACAACTATTTGTTTTCAGTATTCTTAAGCCCAGATAAAGAGCACATATTTATAGGGGTTCCGCTAAAGACGAACATTTCTTATGAACCTGGGTTTATTGTAGTCCTTAACAAAAATGGAGTGGAAGAAGGGAAAATTAAAGCACCAGCACACGGATTCCATATTGAATTTGTTTCAAATAATGAAGGTATTATTCACTTTACAGTTGATCGAGGTGAAGAACCAAAAATATATCAGTTCGTAAAAGATAATATGGGAAATTGGAAACTAGGTCAGCGAATGAATAAAGACCAACTGCAAGATGAGTTTGGAGCTGGAATATCACAACTTAACACAAGTAATTTTTCGCTTATCAGGACGGATAAAAAGAAGTATAAAGGGTATTTCGGCGGAAGAGAGCATGAATTAAAAGTGAATGCTGCGATATATGAGGCTTATAAAGTTGGGCAAAATAACCTATTAGCAAGAGTGGGCAATAAAACAATTACTTATTTTGACCAAGAGTTTAATAAACTTTGGGAGATTAAAACAGAAAATGCTGTATCTAGTGTTATATTAGGGATAAATACTTTTATCATCGTATCAAAGGACGATATTGTAGCCTACAATATAGCCGATGGTCAACAGAATTGGAAGATGGCAGCTCCTCCAAAATCACGTGTTAACAAAGTGTATTGGTCGCATAGAATGATTACTTTTATATGGCAATGTGGAAATGAACAAGAATTCTATGTTGCAACGGTTAATGAACAAGGGATTATGCGTAATAGTCAACTATTTAAGGACTTAACGTTCTACAACGATACAGTATTCAGTCAAGAACAAAATACCTTCATTATCCAAAAGTCGAAATCAATTGAAGGATATAAAATATATTGA
- a CDS encoding restriction endonuclease: MASQYPYQKTISNTHLGVSKTIKAKTSVELDNKVKEQMEKWKIQVGKLKSKNKEEKDLLKAEALTNEADQLINEYRNLLINSAKITHEVNWDNLLIKKEFEPFIFNDVAPKLEEYFKKHKVPGTSFWEDLLPFIKNSRLKIEEAARLDYEREYSLYRERKEKLYQKYLEEQSIFEAGKNSHNESILKIKNGLIEGDKQAICEHCDLVIRRAPLPNDFNPKFEINYIEQMKTLIVDYTLPTPDRMPRVIEYKYIKTKKEIAEKLMNQKEFDSFYDNVIYQLSLKTIHELFSSDTQNNINTIVFNGIVHGTSPATGNYFTSCIITQSVEKEDYQPLNLERVNPKECFRKLKGLSIGALKDMAPVKPFMEFTKNEKRFVESKDILIGVENIPNISKMPWEDFEHLVRGLFERMFSINGSEVRTTKASRDGGVDVIVYDPDPIRGGVFVVQAKRYNNVVPVSAVRDLYGTMINEGAVKGLLVTTSYFGNDSHKFVKDKPITLIDGSYLMELFQKHGYTVKIANE; encoded by the coding sequence ATGGCATCACAGTATCCTTACCAAAAAACCATCTCCAACACTCATTTAGGAGTTAGCAAAACAATAAAAGCCAAAACTTCGGTTGAGTTAGATAACAAAGTAAAAGAACAAATGGAAAAGTGGAAAATACAAGTGGGAAAATTGAAAAGCAAAAATAAAGAGGAAAAAGATTTATTGAAAGCCGAAGCACTTACTAATGAAGCGGATCAGTTAATTAATGAATACCGAAACTTACTAATAAATTCGGCAAAAATAACCCATGAAGTAAACTGGGACAACCTTTTAATAAAAAAGGAGTTTGAACCATTCATATTTAATGATGTTGCACCAAAATTAGAAGAGTATTTTAAGAAGCACAAGGTACCTGGCACATCGTTTTGGGAGGACCTCTTACCATTTATAAAAAACTCCCGTCTTAAGATTGAGGAGGCTGCTAGATTAGATTATGAAAGGGAATATAGCCTATATAGAGAAAGGAAGGAAAAGCTTTATCAAAAATATCTAGAAGAGCAGTCAATTTTTGAAGCGGGTAAAAACAGTCATAATGAATCAATTCTAAAAATTAAAAATGGTCTTATTGAAGGGGATAAACAGGCAATTTGTGAACATTGCGATTTAGTCATAAGGAGAGCACCTTTACCGAACGACTTTAATCCAAAGTTTGAGATTAATTATATAGAGCAAATGAAAACCTTAATCGTTGATTATACGCTGCCCACGCCTGATAGGATGCCAAGAGTTATTGAATATAAATACATCAAAACCAAAAAAGAAATAGCTGAAAAATTAATGAATCAGAAAGAATTTGATTCATTTTATGATAATGTCATTTACCAGCTGTCGTTAAAGACGATTCATGAACTTTTTAGTAGTGATACTCAAAACAACATTAATACAATTGTTTTTAATGGTATTGTTCATGGGACTAGCCCAGCTACTGGCAATTATTTTACATCGTGCATTATAACTCAAAGTGTTGAGAAAGAGGATTATCAACCCTTAAATTTAGAAAGAGTGAACCCTAAAGAGTGTTTTCGAAAGTTAAAGGGTCTTTCAATTGGTGCATTAAAAGACATGGCACCTGTGAAACCCTTTATGGAATTTACAAAAAACGAAAAAAGATTTGTTGAATCCAAAGACATTTTAATAGGGGTGGAAAATATCCCAAATATCTCTAAAATGCCCTGGGAGGACTTTGAGCATCTAGTACGTGGTCTATTTGAGCGGATGTTTTCTATTAATGGGAGCGAGGTAAGAACCACAAAAGCGAGCAGGGATGGCGGAGTGGATGTAATTGTCTATGATCCTGATCCAATTCGTGGAGGAGTATTTGTTGTACAAGCTAAGAGATATAATAATGTTGTACCAGTTTCCGCTGTAAGAGACCTTTATGGAACCATGATTAATGAGGGTGCTGTAAAGGGATTATTAGTGACCACTAGTTATTTTGGAAACGATAGCCATAAATTTGTGAAGGACAAGCCTATTACCTTAATTGATGGTTCATATTTAATGGAACTTTTTCAAAAACATGGTTATACCGTAAAAATAGCCAATGAATAA
- a CDS encoding DUF4367 domain-containing protein, which produces MKSILRFIVVFILISSVNLEAQAKEISISELKEKVDFKVLFPKQIPINWSLEIKTYPWGEKDNITHFRLHYIEKEDKYLMIGIEERKASEGMEKKKQNGEEININGNIGYFQEWADNGKLDRNGHLISGGILSWIQEGTYIEMDSSNVEKDKIIEIAKSMKLN; this is translated from the coding sequence TTGAAGAGTATATTACGTTTTATAGTGGTCTTTATTTTAATTTCAAGTGTAAACTTAGAAGCTCAAGCAAAAGAAATTAGTATTTCTGAACTTAAGGAAAAGGTTGACTTTAAAGTTCTTTTCCCTAAGCAGATACCTATCAATTGGTCATTAGAAATAAAGACTTATCCTTGGGGAGAAAAAGATAATATTACCCATTTTAGATTACATTATATAGAGAAAGAAGATAAGTATCTGATGATTGGTATCGAAGAAAGAAAGGCATCTGAAGGAATGGAAAAGAAGAAGCAAAATGGAGAAGAGATAAATATAAACGGTAATATTGGTTACTTTCAAGAATGGGCTGACAATGGCAAATTAGATAGAAATGGGCATTTAATTTCTGGTGGAATACTTTCTTGGATACAAGAAGGGACATACATAGAAATGGATAGCTCGAATGTTGAAAAGGACAAGATAATCGAAATTGCAAAGTCAATGAAATTGAACTAA
- a CDS encoding aspartyl-phosphate phosphatase Spo0E family protein encodes MLSLSITDKKSNLLLIIKSLRKEMIQAGLKEGLASEKTIAISQQLDEYIAKYQVI; translated from the coding sequence ATGTTATCACTGTCAATTACTGATAAAAAAAGTAACTTATTATTAATAATCAAGTCCTTACGAAAAGAAATGATTCAAGCTGGGTTAAAAGAGGGACTTGCAAGTGAAAAAACAATTGCAATTAGTCAGCAACTTGATGAGTATATAGCAAAATATCAAGTGATATAG
- a CDS encoding helix-turn-helix transcriptional regulator has translation MEIVIKIKELAKKNNISIRKLGRISKISHSSLCNLANNKRQRIDFEHIKRLSAALNITDIREIIEIRSNDEQNSK, from the coding sequence ATGGAAATCGTTATCAAAATCAAAGAACTTGCTAAAAAGAATAATATATCCATTCGTAAGTTAGGTCGTATATCTAAAATTAGTCACTCTTCCTTATGTAATCTTGCAAACAACAAGAGACAGAGAATTGATTTTGAACATATCAAACGGTTATCAGCAGCTTTAAACATAACAGATATTAGAGAGATAATTGAAATTCGATCTAATGATGAACAAAATTCTAAATAA
- a CDS encoding tyrosine-type recombinase/integrase gives MITTEICLKRFKDDYSFRLEESTVKQYILAVEQLITYCDKPFTKINSKEIRRWMFSLELKEYKAGSLKTKLAGVKLFFKYCIEEGLLTKDPVKNIPFPEVEDKLPSYLQSDELIQLRELVKGQIEERAVIEVLYSTGVRLMELVEIKKEDINWHERIITIPKGKRKKERIVLFTRECAEHLKAYLDVREDTLPFVFVNTTSTGSMCPRTVQLNFQTYTKKLGIHMSPHTLRHTFAAHLAKKGMPLECIQVLLGHNGPHQTQLYARLYHQARKEIYDQWM, from the coding sequence TTGATAACCACAGAAATTTGTTTGAAGCGATTTAAGGATGATTATAGTTTTCGCTTAGAAGAAAGCACAGTGAAACAGTATATATTAGCAGTGGAACAATTAATAACTTATTGTGATAAACCATTTACTAAAATTAATTCGAAAGAAATTAGGAGATGGATGTTTTCATTGGAATTAAAAGAATATAAAGCAGGTTCTTTGAAAACTAAATTAGCTGGTGTCAAGCTGTTTTTTAAATATTGCATAGAAGAAGGTTTACTTACTAAAGATCCAGTGAAAAATATCCCGTTTCCCGAAGTGGAGGATAAACTACCGAGTTATCTTCAAAGTGATGAACTAATTCAATTGCGCGAATTAGTCAAAGGACAGATTGAGGAAAGAGCAGTTATTGAGGTGCTTTATTCCACGGGAGTGCGCCTTATGGAGTTAGTTGAAATAAAAAAAGAGGACATCAATTGGCATGAACGCATAATTACGATACCAAAAGGGAAACGTAAAAAAGAGCGCATTGTGTTATTTACACGTGAGTGTGCGGAACATCTGAAAGCCTATTTAGACGTACGTGAGGATACACTTCCGTTTGTTTTTGTAAATACTACAAGTACAGGCTCCATGTGTCCGCGTACCGTTCAATTAAATTTTCAAACCTATACAAAAAAGCTAGGTATTCACATGTCACCACATACATTACGCCATACATTTGCTGCCCATTTAGCAAAGAAGGGCATGCCATTGGAATGTATCCAGGTTCTATTAGGCCATAACGGTCCACATCAAACCCAGCTGTATGCTCGCTTATATCATCAAGCAAGAAAAGAGATATATGATCAATGGATGTAA
- a CDS encoding dihydrofolate reductase family protein: MRKLVLFLHASLDGFVEGPNGGMDIGWVSYDADLEKHAKEILSTADTVIWGRETYQMMHSYWTSVPSDPSASQHERNHAEWIEKTPKIVFSTTLEKVEWNNSRLVKEDVKEEIKNLKQQPGKDMVILGSPRLAHYLMQLDLIDEYKITVSPVLIGSGLPLFQGLKEKINLKLIENKTFDSGAIALVYQTVR; the protein is encoded by the coding sequence ATGAGAAAACTCGTTCTATTTCTGCACGCATCGCTTGACGGTTTTGTAGAAGGTCCGAACGGTGGAATGGACATTGGCTGGGTTTCATACGATGCTGACTTGGAGAAACACGCGAAAGAAATTCTAAGTACTGCCGACACTGTCATATGGGGACGTGAGACTTATCAGATGATGCACAGTTACTGGACATCTGTGCCTTCTGACCCCTCAGCTTCGCAGCATGAACGGAATCATGCCGAGTGGATCGAAAAGACACCCAAAATCGTTTTTTCCACGACGTTGGAGAAAGTCGAATGGAACAATTCCAGACTGGTGAAAGAAGATGTCAAGGAAGAAATCAAGAACCTCAAACAGCAGCCAGGCAAGGATATGGTCATCCTCGGCAGTCCTAGGTTAGCACACTACCTTATGCAGCTTGATTTAATAGATGAGTATAAAATTACGGTTTCTCCCGTCCTGATCGGTAGCGGATTGCCGTTATTCCAAGGTCTCAAGGAGAAGATCAATCTTAAACTGATCGAAAACAAGACATTTGATTCTGGAGCCATAGCCCTCGTTTACCAGACGGTTAGATGA
- a CDS encoding TetR/AcrR family transcriptional regulator, translating to MKEWIPIPGSSKEILIKVALEEFSSKSYEEVNITELATKANMTTGAVYHHFGSKAKLYEVIRNEMEQRIIDRMEGATSLFEDSDKALEAALITGIDFAVKFNICRLISEEVPYNKTDKIEQFLAKINTNKTLPLETILISSWRSILKVISNGHISIEQGKNLIKWIFKRELK from the coding sequence ATGAAGGAATGGATACCAATACCAGGTTCAAGTAAAGAAATTTTAATTAAAGTAGCATTAGAGGAATTCAGCAGTAAGAGTTATGAAGAAGTAAATATCACGGAATTAGCAACCAAAGCTAATATGACCACAGGTGCGGTTTACCACCATTTTGGTTCCAAAGCAAAGTTATATGAAGTTATTAGAAACGAAATGGAACAAAGAATTATTGATAGAATGGAGGGAGCTACTTCTTTATTCGAAGATTCGGATAAAGCATTGGAGGCTGCACTTATCACTGGTATAGACTTTGCGGTTAAATTTAATATTTGCAGATTGATTAGTGAAGAAGTTCCTTACAATAAAACAGATAAAATAGAGCAATTTCTAGCTAAGATAAATACAAATAAAACTTTACCGTTAGAGACCATATTAATCTCATCTTGGCGTTCTATCTTAAAGGTAATATCAAACGGGCATATTAGTATTGAACAAGGAAAAAATTTAATTAAATGGATATTTAAAAGGGAACTTAAATAA
- a CDS encoding DinB family protein: MLQHEYGWVRQTRGTLLDFCGKLDPNHFTHTNGFGWESVRDTLVHIADCYVAWLGSFVLLKTKKPLTPREELQNLSLEQIIARFEQVDSIVNELLELHRQNLNMLIEREIPWREAPELLSITPCKLLMHTITHEFHHKGQIVAMLRQMGYEPPNTDVLGTED, from the coding sequence ATGCTTCAACATGAATATGGATGGGTTCGACAGACTAGAGGAACTCTGTTAGATTTTTGTGGGAAATTAGATCCCAATCATTTTACACATACAAATGGATTCGGTTGGGAAAGTGTAAGAGACACATTGGTTCATATAGCTGACTGCTATGTTGCATGGCTTGGCTCATTTGTTTTATTGAAGACGAAAAAACCACTTACACCAAGGGAAGAATTACAAAATCTCAGTTTAGAGCAAATAATAGCACGATTTGAACAAGTGGATTCAATAGTTAATGAATTATTAGAACTACATCGACAAAATTTAAACATGCTAATTGAGAGAGAAATCCCTTGGAGAGAAGCACCTGAACTATTATCTATTACTCCTTGTAAATTGCTAATGCACACCATCACTCACGAGTTTCATCACAAGGGACAAATAGTAGCAATGCTCCGTCAGATGGGTTATGAGCCCCCAAATACAGATGTATTAGGAACAGAAGATTAA
- a CDS encoding tyrosine-type recombinase/integrase, giving the protein MNQKVIKSFFDDHQSRFSLETIRSYRLSLKQFFSFCVKNYNEVKATDIRAWLASMEEKSLKKSTLHIKLSGLKSFYQYCMEENLLKKNPMLTIKTPKKDDVLPYYLSKRQFAQLQELTRNNYQFRPIVETLYSTGVRVSELLEIQLEDIKWDTRQIWIRKGKGTKERFVLFSHDCAERLKMYLEKRETESIFLFANRRGGKLHREYIQKNFRKFSESLGFKVAPHILRHTFAAHLAEKNMPQSYIQDLLGHVDINSTRIYTRLMEHARKKQYDLYH; this is encoded by the coding sequence ATGAATCAAAAAGTAATAAAATCTTTTTTTGATGATCATCAATCTAGGTTTAGTCTAGAAACAATTAGAAGTTATAGACTTTCACTCAAACAATTCTTTAGCTTTTGTGTAAAGAACTATAATGAGGTTAAAGCAACTGATATAAGAGCTTGGCTTGCTTCAATGGAGGAAAAAAGTCTTAAAAAAAGCACCCTTCATATTAAACTTTCGGGTTTGAAATCTTTTTACCAATATTGTATGGAAGAGAATCTACTAAAGAAAAATCCAATGTTAACGATTAAAACCCCCAAAAAAGATGATGTCCTACCATACTACTTAAGTAAGCGTCAGTTTGCCCAACTGCAAGAATTAACACGAAACAATTACCAATTTCGCCCCATCGTAGAAACCCTATATTCTACAGGAGTAAGGGTTAGTGAGTTATTAGAAATCCAACTAGAAGACATTAAATGGGATACCCGGCAAATTTGGATAAGAAAAGGTAAAGGAACTAAAGAACGTTTTGTACTTTTTTCACACGATTGTGCGGAACGTTTAAAGATGTACTTGGAAAAGCGAGAAACAGAAAGCATTTTTTTATTTGCAAATCGAAGAGGGGGGAAACTACACAGAGAATATATACAAAAAAACTTTCGTAAGTTTTCTGAATCTCTTGGGTTTAAGGTGGCCCCCCATATTTTACGCCATACATTTGCAGCACACTTAGCAGAAAAAAATATGCCTCAAAGTTACATCCAGGATTTACTGGGGCATGTTGATATTAATAGTACTCGGATTTATACACGGTTAATGGAACATGCACGTAAAAAACAATATGATCTTTATCATTAG